The DNA window TGGTTCTACAGCGTCGACCCGCTCGAGAACGGGAACCTCCTCGTCGTCAACACCGCGCCCGGCGAGACGATGGTGTACGAACTGAACCCGGAGACGAGGGAACGCGTCTGGCAGCAGAACTTCAGCATCGAGGACACCCACGACGTGGACATGATAAACGGCGACCAGTTGCTCGTCGCCAACATGCGGAACACCGAGAACGGCACGAGCAACGACCGCATCTTCATCTACGACCTCTCGGAGGACGAAATCGTCTGGGAGTGGTACTTCAAGGACCACTACCCCGCGGACACCGATAAGGGGATCAGTTCCGAGGACTGGTCGCACGTCAACGACGTGGACAAGATAGGAGAGGGCGAGTATCTCATCTCGCCGCGGAACTTCGACCAAGTTGCCGTCGTCAATCGCTCGACGGGCGAGATCACGATGCGACTCGGGTCGGACGACGATCACGACGTGATAAACGAACAGCACAACCCACAGTATCTGGAGTCCGAGAACGGGACGCCGACGATTCTCGTCGCCGACAGCGAGAACGACCGGGTGGTCGAGTACGCCTGCTCCGCCCGAACGGACGGCGAGTGCCAGTGGGAGCGAGTGTGGACCGTCGGGAACGACCAGTTGAACTGGCCGCGGGACGCCGACCGACTCCCGAACGGTAACACGCTCATCACCGACTCGCTCGGCCACCGCGTCATCGAGGTGACGCCGACGGGCGAAATCGTCTGGGAGGTGTACACGCCGTGGGCCCCGTTCGACGCCGAACGCGCCGCCTACGGGAACGAACCCGGCGGACCGACGATGCAGGACCAGAACGTCTCGGGGTCCTACGAACTCTCCGGAAGCGCGGGCGAGACGCCCGGCACGGGCGACGGCGACGCGACGTTCCCCGAGTGGTTGACGACGACGTTCGGCGGAACGCCGTTGGAGGGGGCCGCAACGGAACTCGCCGACACGTGGAAGGGCCTCTCGCAGTGGATAAAGCCGGTCTGGATGGCCCCGTGGACGCTCGTGTTCGTCTCCGTCGCCCTCGTCGTCGGCCTCCTCTGGGCCGTCGCTGAACTGCTCTATCAGCGTCGGCGCGTCGTCGGCGGCGTGCGCCGCGGCGTCCAACACCTCCGATAGCGACTCCTCGGCGTCGCGGCCTCCGCGGGCGGCGCGGCCGCCGCACATTCCTCAGTCGAACGCCGCGAGACCCGTCTGTCGCCCGCCCTCCGTCGCACCTTCGGCCGTCAGCAGTCGTCGCTTCAGTTCGGGGCCGCCGTCCGCGGAGAACCCGCCGAGGGAGTCGGTCCCGACGACGCGGTGACAGGGGACCACGAGAGGGACCGGGTTGCGACCGCACGCCTGTCCGACGGCGACGGGACTCGTGTCGAGTTCCGCCGCGATATCGCCGTACGTGCGCGTCTCGCCGTAGGGGACGGCCGCCATCGCGCGCATCACCCGTCCGTCGAAGGAGTCCGGGTAGGACACGGGCAGGTCGAACGCCGTCCGGTCACCGCGTTCGTAGGCCGCTATCTGCGCTTCGACGGCGGCGGGGTCCGCGTCCACGTACGATTCGTCGAGTTCGACCGGGAATCCGAATATCGAAACCTGCACGGTACTGTTCCGGTGGACGCCCGGCGAGATATCTCTACCCTTCCGGCGGTCCGAACCCTACTCCTCCGTCTCGGGTATCTCTCGGGTCGCGTCCAGAGGCGTCGGTGTCTCCGTCACGAGCGCCGTACGTCGTCGCGGAGAATAGCAGTCTCGCCGCGCGGACCGGTGGGGGGTTCGGCCCGCCTACGTCGAACCGCGTCCGTTTCGGCTCTCGTTCCGTCGCACGGTACCGTCGTCTGGCCCCCTCCGAGTGCGGTGACGACCGTGAATCACCGCCTGAGCCCGTGATAACTCCGGGAGAGAACGTACTTGCTCGCCGCCGCGGTGAAGCCGACGGGGTTCTTCGCCAGACGCGAGAGGTAGTCGTTCCCCTTCCGGTAGGTCCGTTGGATTCGCCCCGGTCGCAGCATCTCGTTGCTCTCGTAGCAGAACACCTGCTTTTTCGTCCGGTCGCATATCTTCGCCGCCTGTCGCTCGGAACTCTCGATGAACAGATTCGCGCCGGTCGCTTCGTACACGTCGGCTTTGTACTCGGCGTGGTTGCCCCGTTCCTGCCGCGTCTCCTTGTCCGGCAGGTCCATCATCACGAGTTCGTCGTACTCGACGCCGTGTTCGTCCAACCACGCCTCCGTCTCCTCGCGGTACTTCTCCAACCGGCAGGTGACGAGCCATCCGATTCGCTGGTTCGGAATCGTCTTCGGTTCGACGGTCGCGAGGAACTCGCGGTATCGCTCGCCGTCGTCGTTCTCCTCGGGCGTCGGGTCCCGACAGAGCACACCGTCGATATCGACGCAAGTGTTCTTCAGCGTCGGGTGATGCATCAGGTTCCACTCGAACACCCGCGGAATCGGGACCACCTCGCTCCAGTAGTCGACGTACTGGTGTCCGCTGGTGGAGATGTACACCGCGCCGTACCGGACGTCGAAGGGGAGGTCCGCCTCTTCGAGGCGTCGCTGCGTCTCCCGCATCTGCGCCCCCGAGTTGACCGAGTCGTCCACGACCAGCACCGTCTCTGCGCCGTCGAGCGACGGTTCGCCGTCGTGTCGGTTCCCCGTCCCGAACACCGTCCCCTCGCAGAGCCCCTCGACGTCCGTCATCGGCACGTCGAGGTGAAGACAGAGGAGTTCGGCCGCCAACATCCCGCTTCTCGGAATCCCGGCAACCACGTCGATATCAGACGGCAGGTCCTGCGCTAACTGTCGTGCGTCTTCGTTGAGTTCCGAGACACTCCGATATTTCATCCACGTTTTCTTACCATATTACCCCATAAAGAAATGTAGCGAGTAACGTCCGGTTATCGAACCATTATCTACGCTCCTCGGACCCGGAGATGCGGCGGCCACCGGACGGGGTCCACATCGGAGATAACCGCCGTGCGGCTTGAATTCGGGATTTACTATTCGAATAAATTCCCGTCGCCCGCCGTCCGGCAACGTTCCGCTCGACTCGGCGGTCACCAAATGGTACGTTTCGGTCGAACGTCACCCTCCGACGACGGTTCATCGAGCGCGACGGTGGAAAAGACCCAAGAGGTGTGACGACGCGTACACGGTCGATGGCCCTCTCCGACGTCTTTCTCGCCCCCGCGGGACTCGCCGCCCTCCTCCTCGCGGTCCCCATCATCGTCCTGTATCTCATCCGTCCGGACCCCCGCAGGGTGGAACTCCCGACGTTCCGCTTCCTCGCGGAGGATCGGCGCGAAGACGCGTCGAACCCCCTGTTCGAGCGACTCCAACGGAGCGTCCTGTTGCTCCTCCAACTGCTCGTCGTCCTCCTCGTCGCGACGGCGTTGGCGACACCGTACGTGCCCGTCTCGGAGCGTTCGACCGTCGAGGAGACGGTGCTCGTCGTGGACGCGAGCGCCAGCATGGGCGTCCAGTCCGACGGGTCCACCCGGTTCGACCGCGCCGTCTCCGCCGCCCGAGAGGAGGTGACCGGCACCACCTCCGTCGTCGTCGCGGACGGACAGAGCACCGTCGCCCTCCGACGCGGCGACCCCGGCGAGGCGCGAACCGTCTTAGACGAACTGTCCCCCACCCAATCGCCGGGCGACCTCCGGTCGGCCGTCTCGACGGCCGCCGCCGTCGCCGGGTCCGACGCCCGAATCGTCGTCGTGAGCGACTTCGCCGACGACGGCCCGTGGCGCGACGCCGTCCGCGTCGCCCGCAGTCGCGGACTCACCGTGGACCTCCGCCAGTTCGCCGGCGGCGGCGACGACAACGTCGGCATCGTCGACCGGTCGTTCTCCGGCGGGCAGGTGACCGCCTCGGTGAAG is part of the Halopelagius longus genome and encodes:
- a CDS encoding arylsulfotransferase family protein → MPRLSLTPRWILRSILALVVVGSLVAGAALTAAYEPPEVQTGTVESAANGTTYVAVQGFHFQGQGGEKKPARLIAAGPDGQPKWIYNGSKHGASWFYSVDPLENGNLLVVNTAPGETMVYELNPETRERVWQQNFSIEDTHDVDMINGDQLLVANMRNTENGTSNDRIFIYDLSEDEIVWEWYFKDHYPADTDKGISSEDWSHVNDVDKIGEGEYLISPRNFDQVAVVNRSTGEITMRLGSDDDHDVINEQHNPQYLESENGTPTILVADSENDRVVEYACSARTDGECQWERVWTVGNDQLNWPRDADRLPNGNTLITDSLGHRVIEVTPTGEIVWEVYTPWAPFDAERAAYGNEPGGPTMQDQNVSGSYELSGSAGETPGTGDGDATFPEWLTTTFGGTPLEGAATELADTWKGLSQWIKPVWMAPWTLVFVSVALVVGLLWAVAELLYQRRRVVGGVRRGVQHLR
- a CDS encoding methylated-DNA--[protein]-cysteine S-methyltransferase; the encoded protein is MQVSIFGFPVELDESYVDADPAAVEAQIAAYERGDRTAFDLPVSYPDSFDGRVMRAMAAVPYGETRTYGDIAAELDTSPVAVGQACGRNPVPLVVPCHRVVGTDSLGGFSADGGPELKRRLLTAEGATEGGRQTGLAAFD
- a CDS encoding phosphoribosyltransferase family protein gives rise to the protein MKYRSVSELNEDARQLAQDLPSDIDVVAGIPRSGMLAAELLCLHLDVPMTDVEGLCEGTVFGTGNRHDGEPSLDGAETVLVVDDSVNSGAQMRETQRRLEEADLPFDVRYGAVYISTSGHQYVDYWSEVVPIPRVFEWNLMHHPTLKNTCVDIDGVLCRDPTPEENDDGERYREFLATVEPKTIPNQRIGWLVTCRLEKYREETEAWLDEHGVEYDELVMMDLPDKETRQERGNHAEYKADVYEATGANLFIESSERQAAKICDRTKKQVFCYESNEMLRPGRIQRTYRKGNDYLSRLAKNPVGFTAAASKYVLSRSYHGLRR